In the genome of Streptomyces sp. NBC_00190, one region contains:
- a CDS encoding catalase family protein has protein sequence MEILDGLPPEYAQGIYATPGTHDALIRSSNGSAHAGADARLGNATGLALKIFGIPGPTLLEDEPDTGTFDYANINAPIFFGKTVERYVVLQDLFLNSSAYFSQGRAGAHRFYTEFVTGKGTLDQDDWAWDEFLAFLSLAKIPLVNVLLSSYWTMGAVRHGDYIAKVRITPDPECAAAVVRRAIDPTSAAEVFRPALQAELQERPYAFDIQIQLCTDLERMPVEDPTVEWPEQLSPSVTVARLRLPQQDISGPENLEKMDSLSFTPWRVTAEHAPLGNIMRARKEVYRHSSIARHKLNQQPRTEPRSADEVLGA, from the coding sequence GTGGAGATCCTGGACGGGCTTCCCCCCGAGTACGCCCAGGGCATCTACGCGACTCCGGGAACCCACGATGCGCTCATCCGCTCTTCCAACGGCTCGGCCCACGCCGGAGCAGACGCGCGACTGGGCAACGCCACCGGACTGGCCCTGAAGATCTTCGGCATCCCCGGGCCGACCCTGCTGGAAGACGAACCGGACACGGGCACGTTCGACTACGCCAACATCAACGCACCGATCTTCTTCGGCAAGACTGTCGAGCGCTACGTGGTCCTCCAGGATTTGTTCCTGAACTCGTCGGCCTATTTCTCCCAGGGCCGAGCCGGCGCGCATCGTTTCTACACCGAGTTCGTGACCGGAAAGGGAACCCTCGACCAGGACGACTGGGCGTGGGATGAGTTCCTGGCCTTTCTGAGCCTGGCCAAGATCCCTCTGGTCAACGTATTGCTGTCGAGCTACTGGACGATGGGCGCGGTCAGGCACGGGGACTACATCGCCAAGGTGCGCATCACTCCCGACCCGGAATGCGCAGCTGCGGTGGTCCGGCGCGCCATCGACCCGACTTCCGCAGCGGAGGTCTTCCGACCGGCTCTGCAAGCCGAGCTGCAGGAGCGGCCCTACGCCTTCGACATCCAGATTCAGCTCTGCACCGATCTGGAGCGGATGCCGGTGGAGGACCCCACTGTGGAGTGGCCCGAGCAGCTCTCGCCGTCCGTCACCGTGGCCAGGCTGCGGCTGCCGCAGCAGGACATCTCCGGCCCGGAAAACCTGGAGAAGATGGACTCACTGTCCTTCACCCCTTGGCGGGTCACCGCAGAGCACGCGCCCCTGGGCAACATCATGCGGGCCCGCAAGGAGGTCTACCGGCACTCCTCCATCGCGCGCCACAAGCTCAACCAGCAGCCGCGCACAGAGCCCCGCAGCGCCGACGAGGTGCTTGGCGCTTGA
- a CDS encoding glycoside hydrolase family 15 protein: MDRYPPIAEHGLVGDLQTAALVSSQGVVDWFAAPRFDSPSIFAALLDHDRGGYMRLAPEHPDGTCKQLYYPDTAILVTRFMSPDGVGEVVDFMPPDRTRTPTDRHTLIRVIRAVRGTVDFTLECRPRFDYGRAEHQLELGENGALFRAPGIDGHLQSTFPLERDGQDVRAKVTLKAGESGGAVFTVCASGGEVPPPPTVDGFTERLGEVSRFWQQWLRQSRYRGRWPELVHRSAITLKLLTYAPTGALIAAATMGLPEQVGGERNWDYRFTWVRDGSLSVRAMLDLGFVEEATAFVHWLVDRLQERAGKEGEPLQTMYRIDGDPDLPEETLAHFEGYRGSFPVRIGNGAADQLQLDIYGEALYAVSQGREIAQQASFEGWEALCRTLDWFADAWDRPDEGIWETRGGRQDFTYSRVMSWVAFDHGLQLAEYLRRPADVERWRKARDAVFTQVMKRGWSEKERAFVQQYDSDVLDASLLLMPRVQFVAPRAGAWLSTLDAMDRKLVSDSLVYRYDPAASPDGLRGSEGTFSLCTFLYVDALARAGRLSQARYTFEKMQTYANHVGLFAEEVGPSGEQLGNFPQAFTHLSLIMAAITLDKALDEEDGR, translated from the coding sequence ATGGACCGCTACCCTCCTATCGCCGAGCACGGCTTGGTCGGCGATCTGCAGACCGCCGCGCTCGTCTCGTCTCAGGGTGTCGTCGACTGGTTCGCAGCTCCCAGGTTCGATTCGCCCAGCATCTTCGCCGCCCTGCTCGACCACGATCGCGGCGGGTACATGCGGCTGGCCCCCGAGCACCCCGACGGCACCTGCAAACAGCTCTACTACCCCGACACCGCCATCTTGGTTACCCGGTTCATGTCACCGGACGGAGTGGGCGAGGTAGTCGACTTCATGCCCCCGGACCGGACGCGCACCCCCACCGACCGGCACACCCTGATCCGTGTGATCCGCGCCGTGCGCGGGACGGTCGACTTCACGCTCGAGTGCAGACCGCGCTTCGACTACGGCCGGGCCGAGCACCAACTCGAGCTCGGCGAGAACGGAGCCCTCTTCCGGGCCCCTGGGATCGACGGGCACCTGCAGTCCACCTTCCCGCTGGAGCGGGATGGCCAGGACGTACGCGCAAAGGTGACGCTGAAAGCCGGTGAATCAGGCGGGGCCGTATTCACCGTGTGTGCGTCCGGCGGCGAGGTACCCCCGCCGCCCACGGTCGACGGGTTCACCGAACGTCTCGGGGAAGTCAGCCGGTTCTGGCAGCAATGGCTGCGCCAGTCCCGCTACCGGGGACGGTGGCCCGAGCTGGTGCACCGCTCGGCCATCACCCTCAAGCTCCTCACCTACGCCCCCACCGGCGCCCTCATCGCCGCGGCCACCATGGGGCTGCCCGAGCAGGTCGGCGGAGAGCGCAACTGGGACTACCGGTTCACCTGGGTCCGCGACGGCTCGCTGTCCGTGCGGGCCATGCTGGACCTCGGCTTCGTCGAGGAGGCCACCGCCTTCGTCCACTGGCTGGTGGACAGGCTGCAGGAACGAGCCGGCAAGGAGGGTGAGCCGCTCCAGACGATGTACCGGATCGATGGCGATCCTGACTTGCCTGAGGAAACACTCGCTCACTTCGAGGGCTACCGCGGCTCGTTCCCCGTCCGCATCGGCAACGGCGCCGCCGACCAGCTCCAGCTGGACATCTACGGGGAGGCTCTCTACGCAGTGTCCCAGGGGCGCGAGATCGCCCAGCAGGCCAGCTTCGAGGGCTGGGAGGCGCTCTGCAGGACGCTTGACTGGTTCGCCGACGCCTGGGACCGGCCGGACGAGGGTATCTGGGAGACCCGCGGCGGCCGCCAGGACTTCACCTACAGCCGGGTGATGTCGTGGGTCGCCTTCGACCACGGGCTACAGCTGGCCGAGTACCTCCGCAGACCTGCCGATGTCGAGCGATGGCGCAAAGCGAGGGACGCCGTATTCACCCAAGTCATGAAGCGTGGCTGGAGCGAGAAGGAGCGTGCGTTCGTACAGCAATACGACAGCGATGTCCTGGACGCCTCGCTGCTGCTGATGCCCAGGGTTCAGTTCGTCGCTCCACGGGCCGGGGCATGGCTCTCCACGCTCGACGCGATGGACCGCAAGCTCGTCTCCGACAGCCTCGTCTACCGCTACGACCCGGCGGCATCGCCGGACGGGCTGCGTGGCTCGGAGGGCACCTTCAGTCTGTGCACCTTCCTCTACGTCGACGCGCTGGCCCGGGCGGGACGGCTGTCCCAGGCCCGCTACACCTTCGAGAAGATGCAGACCTACGCCAACCACGTCGGGCTGTTCGCCGAGGAAGTCGGTCCGAGCGGGGAGCAACTGGGCAACTTCCCTCAGGCGTTCACCCACCTGTCCCTGATCATGGCCGCCATCACCCTCGACAAGGCGCTCGACGAGGAGGACGGGCGCTGA
- a CDS encoding MFS transporter: MSRSDAPRTEVPHEAPARAPLVLASLIIVAAVANLNLSVANVALPAIGKAFDSSQTTLNLIAVGYSLGLAASVLYLGAVGDRHGRKLLLLLGVALSVPACLLAAYAPNDTVLVVARIIGGLSAGMAYPTTLALITALWAGPARTKSIALWSALGGGISMLGPVIAGALLEHFYWGSVFLVTLPLAVVALIMALMFVPAHANESTEPVDNLGGILSVLMIAGLVLAINFAAVPDQGALVVGLAVLALAAGAAFFWRQRRAPNPLYDLHIAGRRTFWVAACAGIIVFGSLTGSAFISQQYLQNVLEYDSVEAGAAILPVVVAMVFVAPRSAKLVETRGARTTLLIGYVFLFLAFGWMLLFWGEDSSYWQIGLAYVFSGIGVGFAGTPASHSLTGSVPVRRAGMASGTADLQRDLGGAIIQSVMGALLTAGYASAFSSAIAASSESKHVSEQVQGELTKSFASAEQTAQQYPKYADQIVATARQAFLDGDNWAYAAGLLAIALGALLVFFMFPHRDAEQELLRRYYAQDSESAASEESTGSGD; the protein is encoded by the coding sequence ATGTCGAGAAGTGACGCGCCTCGAACCGAGGTGCCGCACGAGGCACCGGCGCGCGCGCCGCTCGTCCTGGCGTCCCTGATCATCGTTGCGGCGGTGGCCAACCTGAACCTGTCGGTGGCCAACGTGGCCCTGCCCGCGATCGGGAAGGCCTTCGACTCGTCCCAGACCACACTGAACCTGATCGCCGTGGGGTACTCCCTCGGCCTGGCCGCATCGGTGCTCTATCTGGGTGCGGTCGGCGACCGTCACGGGCGCAAGTTGCTGCTGCTCCTCGGCGTCGCCCTCTCCGTCCCCGCCTGCCTGCTCGCCGCGTACGCGCCCAATGACACCGTCCTCGTGGTGGCCCGGATCATCGGGGGACTCTCGGCCGGCATGGCCTACCCGACCACCCTGGCGCTGATCACCGCCCTGTGGGCGGGGCCGGCGCGGACGAAGTCGATCGCACTGTGGTCGGCCCTCGGCGGAGGCATCTCCATGCTCGGGCCGGTGATCGCGGGCGCGCTGCTCGAACACTTCTACTGGGGGTCGGTGTTCCTGGTCACCCTGCCCCTCGCCGTGGTCGCGCTGATCATGGCGTTGATGTTCGTCCCCGCGCACGCCAACGAGTCGACCGAACCGGTGGACAACCTCGGCGGCATCCTGTCCGTCCTCATGATCGCGGGACTCGTTCTGGCGATCAACTTCGCCGCCGTACCCGACCAGGGGGCACTGGTCGTCGGCCTCGCCGTGCTCGCCCTCGCTGCCGGAGCAGCGTTCTTCTGGCGTCAGCGCCGGGCTCCCAACCCGCTGTACGACCTCCACATCGCCGGCCGGCGAACGTTCTGGGTCGCCGCATGCGCAGGAATCATCGTGTTCGGCTCCCTGACGGGGTCGGCGTTCATCAGCCAGCAGTACCTGCAGAACGTGCTCGAGTACGACTCCGTCGAAGCCGGCGCCGCCATCCTCCCCGTCGTCGTGGCAATGGTGTTCGTGGCACCGCGGTCCGCAAAGCTGGTCGAGACGCGCGGCGCCCGCACGACCCTGCTGATCGGTTATGTGTTCCTCTTCCTCGCCTTCGGCTGGATGCTGCTGTTCTGGGGCGAGGACAGCAGTTACTGGCAGATCGGCCTTGCCTACGTGTTCTCCGGCATCGGGGTCGGCTTCGCCGGGACGCCCGCATCGCACTCGCTGACCGGGTCGGTGCCCGTGCGACGGGCAGGCATGGCCTCGGGCACGGCGGACCTGCAACGGGACCTCGGCGGGGCCATCATACAGTCCGTCATGGGCGCGCTGCTCACCGCCGGCTACGCCTCGGCGTTCAGCTCGGCGATCGCCGCGTCCTCCGAGAGCAAGCACGTATCGGAGCAGGTCCAGGGCGAGCTGACGAAGTCGTTCGCCTCCGCCGAGCAGACCGCCCAGCAGTACCCCAAGTACGCCGACCAGATCGTCGCGACCGCCCGCCAGGCGTTCCTCGACGGCGACAACTGGGCATACGCCGCCGGCCTGCTCGCGATCGCGCTGGGTGCGCTGCTGGTCTTCTTCATGTTCCCGCACCGGGACGCCGAACAGGAGCTCCTCCGCCGCTACTACGCCCAGGACTCCGAGTCCGCTGCCAGCGAGGAGTCGACTGGCTCCGGAGACTGA
- a CDS encoding glutamate decarboxylase: MTKSDVAALFGNRFLTAPAPSEKFPEEGMTATDAMRLVDVDLAMEGDPQRNLATFVTTWMEPEAQRLIAENLHRNFIDHAEYPISAEIEQRCVRMLADLFHAPGTTTGCRTQGSSEAIMLGALSLKWKWRERRQAAKLSVDRPNLVFGGDVHVVWEKFCRYFDVEPRIVPLAEGKYTIGPEDVEPHLDENTIGVVAVLGTTFTGHKDDVVGIDELLRDVRKKRDLDIPIHVDGASGGFVWPFLYPDSKWDFRLEQVRSINVSGHKYGLVYPGIGWLVFREESDLAENLVFYENYLGKTDATFTLNFSTGASMVLAQYYNFVRLGRQGYTYVMETMQENARALADNLRSNGRFEVIGSDLEQLPLVAFRLAGKHAYDESDIAWQLSAERGWMVPAYTLPPNAERVKILRALVKETLSREQIDRLSQDIADACRTLDDKGAAHGIERAQVHRGTGY, encoded by the coding sequence ATGACTAAGAGTGACGTCGCGGCTCTGTTCGGCAACCGTTTCCTGACTGCGCCCGCTCCTTCGGAGAAATTTCCCGAGGAGGGCATGACCGCCACGGACGCCATGAGGCTCGTGGATGTGGATCTCGCCATGGAGGGCGACCCCCAGCGCAACCTGGCCACGTTCGTCACCACCTGGATGGAGCCGGAGGCCCAGCGGCTGATCGCCGAGAACCTCCACCGCAATTTCATCGACCACGCGGAGTACCCCATCTCCGCCGAGATCGAGCAGCGCTGCGTGCGCATGCTCGCCGACCTGTTCCATGCGCCGGGCACGACGACCGGATGTCGGACCCAGGGCTCGTCCGAGGCGATCATGCTGGGCGCGCTGTCGCTGAAGTGGAAGTGGCGGGAGCGCCGCCAGGCGGCGAAATTGTCGGTCGACCGGCCCAACCTGGTCTTCGGCGGCGATGTTCACGTCGTGTGGGAGAAGTTCTGCCGCTATTTCGACGTCGAGCCGCGGATCGTGCCGCTTGCCGAGGGCAAGTACACGATCGGCCCGGAGGACGTGGAGCCCCACCTCGACGAGAACACGATCGGCGTCGTCGCCGTCCTCGGCACCACGTTCACCGGCCACAAGGACGATGTCGTCGGGATCGACGAGCTCCTGCGGGACGTTCGCAAAAAGCGGGACCTCGATATCCCGATCCATGTCGACGGCGCCAGCGGCGGCTTCGTGTGGCCCTTCCTCTACCCGGATTCGAAATGGGACTTCCGGCTCGAGCAGGTCCGTTCGATCAACGTCTCGGGACACAAATACGGCCTGGTCTACCCCGGCATCGGGTGGCTGGTCTTCCGCGAGGAGTCCGACCTGGCCGAGAACCTCGTCTTCTACGAGAACTACCTGGGCAAGACCGACGCGACGTTCACGCTGAACTTCTCCACCGGTGCGTCGATGGTGCTCGCGCAGTACTACAACTTCGTGCGGCTGGGTCGCCAGGGCTACACCTACGTCATGGAGACAATGCAGGAGAACGCCCGCGCGTTGGCGGACAACCTGCGGAGCAACGGCCGCTTCGAAGTGATCGGGAGCGATCTCGAGCAGCTGCCGCTGGTCGCTTTCCGTCTCGCAGGCAAGCACGCCTACGACGAGTCCGACATCGCCTGGCAGCTCTCGGCCGAGCGGGGCTGGATGGTGCCGGCGTACACGCTCCCGCCCAACGCGGAGCGGGTGAAGATCCTGCGCGCCCTGGTCAAGGAGACCCTGAGCCGCGAGCAGATCGACCGCCTGAGCCAGGACATCGCCGATGCGTGTCGCACGTTGGACGACAAGGGTGCGGCCCACGGGATCGAGCGGGCCCAGGTCCACCGCGGAACCGGCTACTGA